A region of Athene noctua chromosome 10, bAthNoc1.hap1.1, whole genome shotgun sequence DNA encodes the following proteins:
- the LRRN1 gene encoding leucine-rich repeat neuronal protein 1 yields MAKVRIVLTVCQLVLELLMNSLTESSIQSNECPQLCVCEIRPWFTPQSTYREATTVDCNDLRLTKIPSNLSSDTQVLLLQSNNIAKTTDELQQLFNLTELDFSQNNFTSIKDVGLSNLTQLTTLHLEENQITEMTDYCLQDLCNLQELYINHNQISSISANAFSGLKNLLRLHLNSNKLKVIDSRWFDSTPNLEILMIGENPVIGILDMNFKPLSNLRSLVLAGMYLTDIPGNALVGLDSLESLSFYDNKLVKVPQLALEKVPNLKFLDLNKNPIHKIQEGDFKNMLRLKELGINNMGELVSVDRYALDNLPELTKLEATNNPKLSYIHRLAFRNVPALESLMLNNNALNAVYQKTVESLPNLREISIHSNPLRCDCVIHWINSNKTNIRFMEPLSMFCAMPPEYRGQQVKEVLIQDSNEQCLPMISHETFPNHLNLDIGMTVFLDCRAMAEPEPEIYWVTPLGNKVTVESLSEKYKLSSEGTLEISNIQVEDSGRYTCVAQNIEGADTRVATIRVNGTLLDGTQVLKIYVKQAESHSILVSWKVNSNVMTSNLKWSSATMKIDNPHITYTARVPVDVHEYNLTHLQPSTDYEVCLTVSSIHQQTQKSCVNVTTKNAAFALDISDQETSTALAAVMGSMFAVISLASISVYIAKRFKRKNYHHSLKKYMQKTSSIPLNELYPPLINLWEGDSEKDKDGSAETKPTQVDTSRSYYMW; encoded by the coding sequence ATGGCAAAGGTCAGAATTGTTTTAACTGTTTGCCAGTTGGTGCTAGAATTGTTAATGAATTCATTAACTGAGTCTTCCATACAGAGTAACGAATGTCCACAACTCTGTGTATGTGAAATCAGGCCATGGTTTACACCACAGTCAACGTACAGGGAAGCCACAACAGTTGACTGCAATGACCTTCGATTAACAAAAATCCCCAGCAACCTTTCCAGTGACACTCAAGTCCTTCTGTTACAAAGCAACAACATTGCAAAGACCACAGATGAACTCCAACAGCTGTTTAATTTAACAGAATTGGATTTTTCACAAAATAACTTCACAAGTATCAAAGATGTGGGGCTCTCAAATCTCACTCAACTTACTACTTTGCACCTGGAGGAAAACCAGATAACGGAGATGACTGACTACTGCTTGCAAGACCTTTGCAATCTTCAGGAGCTATATATAAATCACAACCAGATCAGCAGCATTTCTGCAAATGCATTCTCTGGCCTGAAGAATCTTCTGAGATTACATCTCAACTCCAACAAATTAAAGGTTATTGACAGCCGTTGGTTTGATTCTACTCCTAACTTAGAGATCCTCATGATTGGAGAAAATCCAGTGATTGGAATACTAGATATGAATTTCAAACCGCTCTCAAATTTAAGGAGTCTAGTTTTGGCAGGTATGTATCTCACAGACATTCCTGGCAATGCCTTGGTAGGCTTGGATAGTCTTGAAAGTCTTTCCTTCTATGACAACAAATTGGTAAAAGTTCCTCAGCTTGCACTTGAGAAAGTTCCAAATTTAAAATTCCTGGATCTCAACAAAAATCCCATTCATAAAATTCAAGaaggtgattttaaaaacatgctCAGATTGAAGGAGCTTGGAATCAATAATATGGGAGAACTCGTTTCTGTTGATAGGTATGCGCTGGACAACCTGCCTGAACTTACAAAGCTCGAAGCCACCAACAACCCAAAGCTGTCTTATATACATCGTTTGGCATTTCGCAATGTTCCCGCCCTGGAGAGCTTGATGCTCAACAACAATGCCTTGAATGCAGTCTACCAAAAGACAGTGGAATCCCTTCCGAACCTGCGTGAGATCAGTATCCACAGTAACCCGCTCAGGTGTGACTGTGTCATACACTGGATCAACTCAAACAAAACCAATATCCGTTTCATGGAACCTCTCTCCATGTTTTGCGCTATGCCTCCAGAATACAGAGGACAGCAGGTGAAGGAAGTGTTAATACAGGATTCAAACGAACAATGTCTTCCAATGATCTCTCATGAGACCTTTCCAAATCACTTAAACTTGGACATCGGCATGACAGTTTTTTTAGATTGTCGGGCCATGGCAGAACCTGAGCCAGAAATTTATTGGGTCACTCCTCTCGGCAATAAAGTAACTGTCGAAAGTCTCTCTGAAAAATACAAGCTGAGTAGTGAAGGCACCTTGGAAATCTCTAACATCCAGGTTGAAGACTCTGGGAGATACACCTGTGTTGCTCAAAACATCGAAGGGGCTGACACGAGGGTCGCTACTATCCGGGTGAACGGAACGCTCTTGGATGGTACCCAAGTTCTGAAAATCTACGTTAAGCAAGCTGAATCACATTCAATCTTAGTTTCCTGGAAAGTTAATTCCAATGTCATGACTTCCAATTTAAAATGGTCGTCAGCCACTATGAAGATTGACAACCCTCACATTACATACACTGCTAGGGTCCCGGTTGATGTACATGAATATAACCTCACGCATTTACAACCATCCACAGATTATGAAGTGTGTCTAACAGTGTCAAGTATCCATCAGCAAACACAGAAGTCCTGTGTTAACGTTACaacaaaaaatgcagcttttgCGCTCGATATTTCAGACCAAGAAACCAGCACTGCCCTCGCAGCAGTAATGGGATCCATGTTTGCTGTCATTAGCCTTGCCTCCATTTCTGTTTATATTGCAAAaagatttaagagaaaaaacTACCACCACTCCTtgaaaaaatatatgcaaaagaCCTCTTCAATCCCACTGAATGAGCTCTACCCTCCACTTATTAATCTCTGGGAAGGTGACAGTGAAAAAGACAAGGATGGTTCTGCAGAGACCAAGCCAACCCAAGTCGACACATCCAGAAGCTATTACATGTGGTAA